TGTCTCTTCCTACCTGTAAAGCTGTTGTGATGCAGCAGCTTGGAGGGAGACCTCAGTCCGGGTGTCAGTCCCGTAGAGTTTGGAGAGAGAGGGCTCTTCTTTAAGTGCTCTGACGTGGCAACGCTGTTCTCCAAGAAGGACTCACCTGGGAACAATGCAGACAGAGACCTCGCCAGTGAGATAAAAATCAACACACCGATACTTAAACAATCCCAAATAACAAGAGACCCCCAGCCAAGAAATTCAACATAATGAATACAGAACGATTAAAATAGtgattgtaaaaatgtattacaaaagAAATGCACTTTTTCTCAAGATATGTTTCATAGCGATATGCCTATAACACTCAGAGAAACTACAGTGATTTTACATTGAACTACAGTGGTTTGAGTGTGGTCTGGCCTTCTGTAAAAGTGGAAGGGCCTTTAAATGGGGATATTACCCTTTAAAATAAACCTCTTCAAATATTCCATTAACTTAATTAAGATCTAAGGAAATTGAAAGACGATTAAATGATTAACCTCCTGCCCCAGAACTTAATACCACTTGCTCCTGAGCCAAGAGATTCTTCTTTTTCACTAGCACCTTTTATATGATTATACAAGACTTTACTGGACAACTCGAAGCAGTTGATAATTAGAATAAAATGTCTTCTATAAAATGTGGTGCAGCATTAGAGTTGAGAGCCACTGACTATATGAATAAATGATATACACACGAGTGGAAGGCTTGTTTAGTGTATTTCTAATCCATAATTTAgtcacaaataaagaaaaaaaaaaaactatccaaAGGCATTTTACAAATTAGAAATTTACTAGCCAGGAGCAGAATACTTCCCATATACAATGATCCAGCAATACACAAAGTGGCTATGGCAAAATTTGAGCCATTTCTCAGCATAAATGTGGGACTGTACAGCAGCTGACGTATTATCCTCCAGtatacaggaaaaataaattattactgTTCTAATAGTGGAATAAAAGCCAACCAATTAAAGATAATATGGTGCCTTATTAGGGTTGAGCAAACCAGCTAGAAAATCCTAATGTGTTACTGACATTGTTCTTTGTCCTGGCTTGGCTGTCATTTGACTGCCAATAATACCAATGTCCATAGAGCAAGAGGCCCAtggtagatttaaaaaaaaaaatttactaaaattaaaaagtaaaataccaTCAGTGGAGTGCCGGGGGATCTTGGCCAGTTTCTGTGGTAGGGGACTGTTGTAGTTCTGGAGGAACCTCTTGGTGCCTCGGCCGGGGCCCGTCGTCAGGCTGTCACCAAAACTTCTCCTCTCTAAAACCAGCACATATgaagaaaaggaacaaaagTTGACACAACTAGAGGCAGTACAGGTACAGATAAGTGAACCAGACCAAATTATTTGGTTAAAGTTATCTAGAACTCTGCTGATGCAGTTGGGCATGTAAATCTCAACAAGGGaaatacagacatttgtgtattttgagtATTGGAAATACAGAAcctgtaaaatatgtaaatttttaaGCAATGAATTTGGTTTGTGTCAGATTTGTGTCTCAGCATCCAATCTACagcattcaaaacaaacaatcagcTTGGCAATGAATCGCATATTTCATTCAACTTTTTTTGACTCCACTTCAAAAAGTCTTCaatgtctgatttatttttttgcccaaTAAATCTAAACTCTAGCCATGAAATTTGAAGTTCctcacattaaaacaaattatttgccttttttgcaGCAGTGCAAAACATACTCTACTGATACTCAGGGGAGGGACATGGGGAGCCTCCCTTGAGCTACTGCAGGATTTGTTTCTTAGAGGCCTACTGCCAGCATCTCCACATGAGTAAGGCAGACAGATTTGCTTCTTCTGtagggagttttttttaatctcctgAAATTCACTACATACAAAAATTAACACACAATCAAAGCACCAATAATAGCATTGCCATAAAGGCTGGTTCATTATGACATTAAGAGTAGAATATCTAATAAAATTGTAATGTAAGTCTGTTTTATTGATAcatcattttcaaattcaacacaatgtgcacatgcacattgGAAAATGTATACTGTACAATCTCCTGTTAGTCTTCCAAGCTATTATATTTGATTCTAATAATGAGGACAAGTCCAGCATAGTTGTTGTAAATGATATTTGGCATTTGCATTCATTAAACATGGTATTATAGCCTCCTGAATATTATCAAAATGTAGATgtgaacacacagaaaagtgtAAAGCACTGACCTGTAGTGTATGTGTGACTGTTGTAGTGCAGGCCTCCTCTGGCTACAGGCTGGCTGCCAAACAGAGGATCGCAATGAAGGTTGTGGCAAAGTTTTTCCAGGAAGCGGAGAACATAGGTGACACTGCTGACCGTAGGCAGGGTCAGGGTGTGCTGTTGCTGGTCAAAGTAGGCTGTAGAGGAATAACGTGGGCAAATGACAGAAAGTCAGTTGCTGTTCAATGACATGTatagtcaaaaataaataaaagcacgTTTACCGATGTGAGAATGGGTTTTATTCAAAAGCTTTATGGCTCTCACATTTTATATaacaattaaaactgaatttacacTTAACagggaaagttttttttttttttaaagcagaaataaaagctGGTATTTTGTTGGTTCCTTGACAACAATACAACATTCTGCTCTTACAGAAGATAATTGAACAAAGATGTGATGTCACcacaacaaaaaagtaaacatttcagTAAACTCCTCCTAAAATGCTGTTTCTTGAGGGCCTTccgcagagggagagggatagagagtgaaaatgtattcctttttaaaatttgtgtgtaATCCCTACCTGAAATGACTTCGCCACCCTGGCCAGATTTGAGGCAAGAGAAGACAGTGCCCTGGTTGTGGGCAGAGTCCACACAAGCCTGGACACACTGCTGAAGCACAGAAGAGGCCCGGCCTGGCCCAAAGTGGTCTGGGAGCTGCTGGATACGCCGTTGGTCCAAGTGGGGTCCCACCTTGCCATACTTGTTTAAGTACACACAAACTACGGGACAGAGCAACAAGCTGAGGAAGctgtatgaaatgtatttaatccATTAAATCAGCACTctgctgaaattaaatgttgttttcaagTATTAATCCCAGGAGCAGAAACTCTCTATCACATCATATTACTTGCCAAGTTTCTCCGCATCACAGAGACCCTGGTAGGTGCAACAGACAGGtattgtatttttgctttacttCCCCAACAGTGTCAAGTGAAACCaagctactgtacatttctgttTGGCAACATTTTCCGTTGCCAAAACAGCACAAAGCCAgtgacggtgtgtgtgtgtgtgtgtgtgtgtgtgtgtttgtgtgtttgtgtgtgtgagagacagcgTGAGTCATCAACATGGGTTGAACATCCCAGACAGGAGAACTCATCAATAATAATGTGCGGCATGTCCAGGTTTGTGGATGTGATATACCTGTAGGAGCCTGTAGTGCAGAGTTGGGGATGGTGGCATTGTCCAGAGGCACAGTGCTGGTGTCAGGCTCTGGGGTACTGCTGGTGGGAGACGTGGGGACTGGATGAGGTACCACGCGTGGTTTTctctggacacaaacacattcggaaattttacaaaatgttgtgtttctACTGGTTCATTACCATCAGCATActtgagaaatgagaaaaattcaTAATACAGCATCAAATGTGACTCTTTATATTGCACTTAATTGTTATGTTCTTTTTCAAACTCATAAAACAAAGCTACCCTCCTGTAAATGTACCAAGTTGtaacatctgaaaacaaaacaatgatcaAAAGGAAAATTCGTAACTCTGCCAAGTATTTCGATTAATCCATCTTCAGTACATTATTGGAACCTTATGAGTGCAGCTACCTGCTTTGCCAGCACACAAACTAGATGCTGCCAATATTTGTTGTGTACAACCACTGTGCCACTTTTGCCCAGTTCATTTGAAATGGAAACCGGCTCAATCTGCCTTATTTGgaaaacaccaacaaacagGATGTTATTCATGTATACATTTTCACTCAAGATACAATCAGCATGTTGAAAGATGGACCCTTTTTCAATCAGCTTGGAATTTGTAACATGTTCTCTTGAGGTGTTGTCCCGATTAACTGGTCAGAAAGCTAGTAACAACAAAGACAAGAGCAGGATGTTGCAGAgtagatatatttatataacaagCTTATCAACAGATGTAACATAAATATaatagtttggatttttttttcatttttagtggGTTAGAAGGTGAGCACTGGACAACACATGCTGCTGACTCCTGAAATACTAATAGGTGATGTACTATGGTTTCTAGAAAGTACACCCGGTAGGTTACCCCCTCATGCAGCCAAATGCTATAATGTTATATTCAATGGTCCAGTGAtgcctgtgtttctgtctaTGTACTGGCCAGCTACCTTGCTGCCAGGCTTGGGCCCTCTTTTCTTTGGGATCTTGATAGGTTCTGACTGAGTCTGGGCCTGCTGCAGAGCTATCCTCTGTGCCCAGTTGGCAGGCAGTCTGCCCCTGGTTCGCCCTGGGCCTGTCACTGGCCTTCCTGGGCCAGCCATGGCATCTTCCAGCCAGCCAGCTCTCTTTGCCCAGCCcaactgcaaacaaaaaacaaaggagaaagagagtCAAAAAGGGCAAACTCTTCATGCGTTGATACTTTTGAGATATTtgcctctgagatttctgccatCCCAATGCAATGGAGGCAAATGGTATTTTGTCGAGATGTCAGatggaaatgagaaaatatgtttttttgtaatttgggtgaacagACCATGCAATTAAAGGTAACTGTCTGCCCCTGATGGTACCTTTAAACCCAGTCATGCCTACCTTACTGCCAGGCTTGGGCCCTCGTTTTTTGGGGATCTTGATGGGCCCCAGATCTTTGCCTGGCTGAATGCTCTGTGGTCCTAACGCTGAGGCCTTCTGACCCCAGGGCCCTGTGACCTTGGTTTTCCTGCGGCCTGGCTTACGTCCTCTCTGACCTGGAGGTCTGCCCACCGTTGGTGTGGGGTGCATGCCTGAGCTCTCCACACTCCCGTCTGTCAAAGCACCAAGGCTCTTAGGCAACACTACTGCATGGACAAAGATGGAAAGATACGCAAGAGAAAGGGAGCTGAGTAAAAACTTGTGGcctaacagaaaaaaaaaaagaacaaattagGAATTACATCTCCAGGTTTCCCATTTAGTCACAGGAGGTGAAACgaaatgtcatcatttttgCAGAGTAAGAGTagatatttttccattaattaccctagagagaaggaaagagggagagcggTTACATCAAGAAGTCCAAGCCCCGACTCGCTTCATAAAACTGCTCATTCTGTTAATTTGAACCTTTCACTGAACTCAAAAGGTATAGTTGGCCTTTTTCTGCATATAAATAAGGTCACAGAACTCATACGAATGAAAAATTTCACTCTAATAAGATTTTTCTACATGGATTAAGGGAGGGATAAAAAATACATCCAGCAATTAATCATGATACACTGTGTCGCAGAACAATATCAATAAACTGCTCGTAGTAAGCACAATACTTTCTCTTTGTAAGCACCACAGACAAAATTCCATTCACGTCCAATTTATTGGGGTGGCGGGGTTAATCTCAGAGGTAAAATAAACCCAAATCATCTGCATTGCCAGAGAACACTATAAGTAGGTGGgaaaatatatatcattatGGTGGATAAAATTTAATCACTGTAGCAATGTATGGGGAAATCTGACAAACAGGCATTAAATGAATTAACTGTAATCCATAACAACCAACAAAGGATGAagatgaagcagaggaaaaacaaggacAGAAATATATCACAGAAAGTGATCAAAGATGATTTTCTTTTGGCCTACCTTCAAGTCCCTTATGGCCagaataaaaaggagaaacGTGTCAACACCTTGAAAGCGTGATGAATAAACCCTAATAAAGAAGCAAGCTGCAGACAGCTGTAAAATACTCTTTCAAACTCCCGGCAATGAACATAAACCGTTCCTTTTTTGATGGGAAGCATTTCAGAAATCACATTAGCCAAAAAGCACACTCTAAAAAAGTTAAGGTCTGCCTACATTACATTCAACATTAAGCCAGGGCctacattaaatacaaaaaaaaaaaaaaaaaaaagcaactaaaTAAGCTGTGTACTTTACATAAGCCATCGCAGCTCGAAAAACTTCAAGAATGTGTTCATGCAAAACCAACCGCACACGAAAAAGAACCACAGTATAGCCAGGATAGCTGGCTTCACATgcacctgcaaacacacacacacacacacacacacacacacacacacacacacacacacacacacacacacacacacacacacacacacacacacacacacacacacacacaacgtaCTGGTATTCATCCTGGATCAACACACGACAGATTTACGAGAGGGGcagctacatttattaacacaGGTCTTGGCCCGTGGGGTTGTATTTATTAAACACACTTCTACACAGTCACACCAATCAATGCAAAGCTCAGTCTGCCGGCAACTGCTACTTTTCATAGGGGAGCCACTGTGCAgctaagaaaaaacaagacatctgattGATCCTCCAAAGATTGAATGAATCCTAGATAATATGTTTAAAAGGTTTACAGAGCTTGAGGTTACATGTTCATTGATTAATGGCAGTGCTTGTAAATACAAGCAAACAAAGGCGTAACAAGCCAACCcctgttttttccctctccacTGAGTGCACTGAGTTCATTGAGTTCACAAAGCCACCACTGCCAGCCTCATATTACAGCAAGATATCTTCTCAAGAGTTTTTAATATGTCACTCTGACTGCATTTCTGCAATTTCATTCATCTTTACTCACCTCTCTGGCtcaaagaaaagtcaaaagtgTTTGGTTGTCCGAGCAGCTGTCCTCAGATTAACCCTCTCCTCCTgccctgtcctcctctcccactCTTCCTCTGCGTTGctcctccttttctgtctttttcctcccttctcttcttctctcctcccaccATCTGTTGACAATGTAAACACTCCACCTTTCACAGCcaatgtctgtcttttctcttcgTTTCTATCCTCTCTCTGCATTCAATTCTTTCTTAGGTGTCTAATCAGACCCTGTTAGCCAGGGTGCCAGCGAGAGGCCTGTGGAGGGGGCACCAAGGCTCGTTTGAACCACGTCATGCCCCAGCTCTGCCAGCTGGGTGAGTGCCAGGCCTTCATAAAACACTAGCAGGCTACAAAGACATGTCCTGCCTCCCCAttcccctccttccttttccACTCCTTCACATACTGTGGATTCTAAAAGATGAGTACAGTTGACCTTGACGCTGATAACCCTCGTATCCACTTCTTCCTTTTATGTTTCGTGTATAACAAAGTACTTACTCTAGTTCCCAGTTCTGGTTCTGGCTCTTGGTCCTCATGTTGAAAAAGTTCACATGGCAACAACTTCTGGAATGCTCCAGCTTTAAGAGACAATTGACTGGTGACAAGAAAACCTCTTTATTTGCtaaatggaaaaacacttaaacaaTGTATCATGTACTACTGTTCACTGTTTGATTGACTAATAACCGCAGGCACGCTGACAGTAACATTTTACAAAGTAGATCAGATGTTACTTGATACTTAACGTCAATTTTGCAAACACAGTTAAAGGACACATGATCTCTGAAGAGAGATTCAACACTATCaggaaataaaaatagcaaACTCACGCTGATGACCTGATGTACTGTTCCACATGATGCCCTCAGGCAGATGATGTATTCATATCACACTGCCAACCACGGCTCACCAACCAATCCCACAAATACCGTGAATAAATATAGTAAAATTCCAGTAGAGTATGTTGATAAAATCTGCTCATTATTGTGGTGAAGCAGCTGCTTTTCTGCAACAAGTCTcgaatttaaaattaaaaaaaaaagaagaaaaaaaaagaaatctacaactcaatgttgttttaaaatgagctCTCTTTTACCACAAATGTGCTGGGTGTACAAGCAGAAAATATGGACCAACTTGTAGTGCACT
This sequence is a window from Xiphias gladius isolate SHS-SW01 ecotype Sanya breed wild chromosome 22, ASM1685928v1, whole genome shotgun sequence. Protein-coding genes within it:
- the LOC120783981 gene encoding polycomb protein SCMH1 isoform X4, whose protein sequence is MRKPVPQKAIEWKDARRIKHARSGRPSRVPSQYQGHFSWEKYLKETGAIAAPSSCFRQSLTPPVNEFKAGMKLEAQDPRNTTSTCIATVVGLTGSRLRLRLDGSDNKNDFWRLVDSSEIQPIGNCEKNGGMLQPPLGFRLNASSWPMFLLKTLNGAEMAPSRIFHKQEPPAPEQNSFQVGMKLEAVDRKNPHFICPATVGALRGVEVLVTFDGWRGAFDYYCRYDSRDIFPVGWCALTGDNLQPPGTKVVLPKSLGALTDGSVESSGMHPTPTVGRPPGQRGRKPGRRKTKVTGPWGQKASALGPQSIQPGKDLGPIKIPKKRGPKPGSKLGWAKRAGWLEDAMAGPGRPVTGPGRTRGRLPANWAQRIALQQAQTQSEPIKIPKKRGPKPGSKRKPRVVPHPVPTSPTSSTPEPDTSTVPLDNATIPNSALQAPTVCVYLNKYGKVGPHLDQRRIQQLPDHFGPGRASSVLQQCVQACVDSAHNQGTVFSCLKSGQGGEVISAYFDQQQHTLTLPTVSSVTYVLRFLEKLCHNLHCDPLFGSQPVARGGLHYNSHTYTTERRSFGDSLTTGPGRGTKRFLQNYNSPLPQKLAKIPRHSTDGESFLENSVATSEHLKKSPLSPNSTGLTPGLRSPSKLLHHNSFTALYRMTSLHLFCWSPLHGQLCCDARRSR
- the LOC120783981 gene encoding polycomb protein SCMH1 isoform X2, which gives rise to MRKPVPQKAIEWKDARRIKHARSGRPSRVPSQYQGHFSWEKYLKETGAIAAPSSCFRQSLTPPVNEFKAGMKLEAQDPRNTTSTCIATVVGLTGSRLRLRLDGSDNKNDFWRLVDSSEIQPIGNCEKNGGMLQPPLGFRLNASSWPMFLLKTLNGAEMAPSRIFHKEPPAPEQNSFQVGMKLEAVDRKNPHFICPATVGALRGVEVLVTFDGWRGAFDYYCRYDSRDIFPVGWCALTGDNLQPPGTKVVLPKSLGALTDGSVESSGMHPTPTVGRPPGQRGRKPGRRKTKVTGPWGQKASALGPQSIQPGKDLGPIKIPKKRGPKPGSKLGWAKRAGWLEDAMAGPGRPVTGPGRTRGRLPANWAQRIALQQAQTQSEPIKIPKKRGPKPGSKRKPRVVPHPVPTSPTSSTPEPDTSTVPLDNATIPNSALQAPTVCVYLNKYGKVGPHLDQRRIQQLPDHFGPGRASSVLQQCVQACVDSAHNQGTVFSCLKSGQGGEVISAYFDQQQHTLTLPTVSSVTYVLRFLEKLCHNLHCDPLFGSQPVARGGLHYNSHTYTTERRSFGDSLTTGPGRGTKRFLQNYNSPLPQKLAKIPRHSTDGESFLENSVATSEHLKKSPLSPNSTGLTPGLRSPSKLLHHNSFTVCACASSGSGSFRESPRPSGQDPNLWTVEDVMHYIRDIDPVLAPHADLFRKHEIDGKALLLLRSDMMMKYMGLKLGPALKLTFHIDKLKRP
- the LOC120783981 gene encoding polycomb protein SCMH1 isoform X3 encodes the protein MRKPVPQKAIEWKDARRIKHARSGRPSRVPSQYQGHFSWEKYLKETGAIAAPSSCFRQSLTPPVNEFKAGMKLEAQDPRNTTSTCIATVVGLTGSRLRLRLDGSDNKNDFWRLVDSSEIQPIGNCEKNGGMLQPPLGFRLNASSWPMFLLKTLNGAEMAPSRIFHKQEPPAPEQNSFQVGMKLEAVDRKNPHFICPATVGALRGVEVLVTFDGWRGAFDYYCRYDSRDIFPVGWCALTGDNLQPPGTKVVLPKSLGALTDGSVESSGMHPTPTVGRPPGQRGRKPGRRKTKVTGPWGQKASALGPQSIQPGKDLGPIKIPKKRGPKPGSKLGWAKRAGWLEDAMAGPGRPVTGPGRTRGRLPANWAQRIALQQAQTQSEPIKIPKKRGPKPGSKRKPRVVPHPVPTSPTSSTPEPDTSTVPLDNATIPNSALQAPTVCVYLNKYGKVGPHLDQRRIQQLPDHFGPGRASSVLQQCVQACVDSAHNQGTVFSCLKSGQGGEVISAYFDQQQHTLTLPTVSSVTYVLRFLEKLCHNLHCDPLFGSQPVARGGLHYNSHTYTTERRSFGDSLTTGPGRGTKRFLQNYNSPLPQKLAKIPRHSTDGESFLENSVATSEHLKKSPLSPNSTGLTPGLRSPSKLLHHNSFTGSGSFRESPRPSGQDPNLWTVEDVMHYIRDIDPVLAPHADLFRKHEIDGKALLLLRSDMMMKYMGLKLGPALKLTFHIDKLKRP
- the LOC120783981 gene encoding polycomb protein SCMH1 isoform X1, which codes for MRKPVPQKAIEWKDARRIKHARSGRPSRVPSQYQGHFSWEKYLKETGAIAAPSSCFRQSLTPPVNEFKAGMKLEAQDPRNTTSTCIATVVGLTGSRLRLRLDGSDNKNDFWRLVDSSEIQPIGNCEKNGGMLQPPLGFRLNASSWPMFLLKTLNGAEMAPSRIFHKQEPPAPEQNSFQVGMKLEAVDRKNPHFICPATVGALRGVEVLVTFDGWRGAFDYYCRYDSRDIFPVGWCALTGDNLQPPGTKVVLPKSLGALTDGSVESSGMHPTPTVGRPPGQRGRKPGRRKTKVTGPWGQKASALGPQSIQPGKDLGPIKIPKKRGPKPGSKLGWAKRAGWLEDAMAGPGRPVTGPGRTRGRLPANWAQRIALQQAQTQSEPIKIPKKRGPKPGSKRKPRVVPHPVPTSPTSSTPEPDTSTVPLDNATIPNSALQAPTVCVYLNKYGKVGPHLDQRRIQQLPDHFGPGRASSVLQQCVQACVDSAHNQGTVFSCLKSGQGGEVISAYFDQQQHTLTLPTVSSVTYVLRFLEKLCHNLHCDPLFGSQPVARGGLHYNSHTYTTERRSFGDSLTTGPGRGTKRFLQNYNSPLPQKLAKIPRHSTDGESFLENSVATSEHLKKSPLSPNSTGLTPGLRSPSKLLHHNSFTVCACASSGSGSFRESPRPSGQDPNLWTVEDVMHYIRDIDPVLAPHADLFRKHEIDGKALLLLRSDMMMKYMGLKLGPALKLTFHIDKLKRP